DNA sequence from the Streptomyces sp. CA-210063 genome:
CGCGAGCCGCGGCAGCAGCCCGAGCACGATCACGGAGACCACCGCGAGGACGGCCCCCACCTCGGCCTGGTCCGTCACCGACGACGACACCGCGCCCGACACGAACGCGGCGACCCCCAGCCAGCACACGGCCGCCCCGGCCAGCGCCCCGGCCCCGACCAGCCCACCCCGCCCGAGCGGGGTGAACAGACCGAGCAGGGCGAGGGTGCAGACCCCGGCCCCGGCCATGGCCGCGACCTGCGGGGTCGCGGACCAGTTCTGAGCTTCCGCCAGCGTCGAGGCCCCGAGCAGGCCCAGCGCACCGGCCGTCGCGATCAACGTCGTCGCCGGCCCCGCCTTCTTGATCCGCCCCAGCAGCGCACCCGCGAGCGCGGCCACGACGGCCACGGCGAGCAGCGCGCCCGCGACGGCCCCGGGCTCGTACGCGCCCCGCGCGAACGTCCCGGCGGCCAAGGCCCAGCCGACCGTGGCGATCCCGGCCGTGATCCGGCGCGTGGCCGGACGCCAGCGCCAGCCGCGGGCGTCGAGGTCCTCGGCCGCCTCGTCCGTGACGTCGTGCACGACGGGCGCCGACGGCGCGTCCTCGGCCCGGACGAGCCGCAGCACGGCGCCGTCCGGGACCCCGGCCGACTCCAGCGTGCTGTCGTGCGCCAGCGCGGAACCGTCCGCGGTGACGAGATGCCGCAACTCGGGCCGTCCGCCGACCTGGTCGTCGAGCAGCCGCATGATCTCCGGCAGCAGCAGCCCGACCGGTTCCCGCGAGGGCAGCACGAGATCCACGCGCCGCCGCTCACCCACCAGCGTGACCCGGCTGAGCGCCGTACGCCCGCCGTCCGTGGTCTGCCCCAACGTCCCCGTAGACATCACGATTTCGAACCTATCACCGGGTAGAAGTGCTGGTAGGAGCTGTGGAAACGGTCGGCGAGGGTGTGACCGAGGGCTGCACGGAACCTCCGTACGGGCTCTTGCCGATGATGCGGTTCGACACGAAGGACCACCCCACACAACCCGCGCACAGCACCGCCGCGATGACGATTCCGGCGAACACCTTTCCGATCCGTTCGTCCACCGAGCGCCGCTGCCGCC
Encoded proteins:
- the eccD gene encoding type VII secretion integral membrane protein EccD — encoded protein: MSTGTLGQTTDGGRTALSRVTLVGERRRVDLVLPSREPVGLLLPEIMRLLDDQVGGRPELRHLVTADGSALAHDSTLESAGVPDGAVLRLVRAEDAPSAPVVHDVTDEAAEDLDARGWRWRPATRRITAGIATVGWALAAGTFARGAYEPGAVAGALLAVAVVAALAGALLGRIKKAGPATTLIATAGALGLLGASTLAEAQNWSATPQVAAMAGAGVCTLALLGLFTPLGRGGLVGAGALAGAAVCWLGVAAFVSGAVSSSVTDQAEVGAVLAVVSVIVLGLLPRLALMASGLSGLDDRRSGGASVSRYQVSAALTATHRGLVLATVTMAVSATVAGVLALRAPTKWTVLLAVLTMVVLALRARAFPLVAEVVVLLGAAAVLAVRLVSVWLDHSGDAAGPLAVLVVLAVLPLLVLAVQPAEHVRVRLRRFGDTLESIGVITLFPLLIGVFGVYGRLLDTFA